From the Homo sapiens chromosome 1, GRCh38.p14 Primary Assembly genome, one window contains:
- the GREM2 gene encoding gremlin-2 isoform X2 produces the protein MFWKLSLSLFLVAVLVKVAEARKNRPAGAIPSPYKDGSSNNSERWQHQIKEVLASSQEALVVTERKYLKSDWCKTQPLRQTVSEEGCRSRTILNRFCYGQCNSFYIPRHVKKEEESFQSCAFCKPQRVTSVLVELECPGLDPPFRLKKIQKVKQCRCMSVNLSDSDKQ, from the coding sequence ATGTTCTGGAAGCTTTCCCTGTCCTTGTTCCTGGTGGCGGTGCTGGTGAAGGTGGCGGAAGCCCGGAAGAACCGGCCGGCGGGCGCCATCCCCTCGCCTTACAAGGACGGCAGCAGCAACAACTCGGAGAGATGGCAGCACCAGATCAAGGAGGtgctggcctccagccaggaggccCTGGTGGTCACCGAGCGCAAGTACCTCAAGAGTGACTGGTGCAAGACGCAGCCGCTGCGGCAGACGGTGAGCGAGGAGGGCTGCCGGAGCCGCACCATCCTCAACCGCTTCTGCTACGGCCAGTGCAACTCCTTCTACATCCCGCGGCAcgtgaagaaggaggaggagtccTTCCAGTCCTGCGCCTTCTGCAAGCCCCAGCGCGTCACCTCCGTCCTCGTGGAGCTCGAGTGCCCCGGCCTGGACCCACCCTTCCGACTCAAGAAAATCCAGAAGGTGAAGCAGTGCCGGTGCATGTCCGTGAACCTGAGCGACTCGGACAAGCAGTGA
- the GREM2 gene encoding gremlin-2 isoform X1 produces the protein MRALRAESTSGSRQTPCRMFWKLSLSLFLVAVLVKVAEARKNRPAGAIPSPYKDGSSNNSERWQHQIKEVLASSQEALVVTERKYLKSDWCKTQPLRQTVSEEGCRSRTILNRFCYGQCNSFYIPRHVKKEEESFQSCAFCKPQRVTSVLVELECPGLDPPFRLKKIQKVKQCRCMSVNLSDSDKQ, from the coding sequence GATGTTCTGGAAGCTTTCCCTGTCCTTGTTCCTGGTGGCGGTGCTGGTGAAGGTGGCGGAAGCCCGGAAGAACCGGCCGGCGGGCGCCATCCCCTCGCCTTACAAGGACGGCAGCAGCAACAACTCGGAGAGATGGCAGCACCAGATCAAGGAGGtgctggcctccagccaggaggccCTGGTGGTCACCGAGCGCAAGTACCTCAAGAGTGACTGGTGCAAGACGCAGCCGCTGCGGCAGACGGTGAGCGAGGAGGGCTGCCGGAGCCGCACCATCCTCAACCGCTTCTGCTACGGCCAGTGCAACTCCTTCTACATCCCGCGGCAcgtgaagaaggaggaggagtccTTCCAGTCCTGCGCCTTCTGCAAGCCCCAGCGCGTCACCTCCGTCCTCGTGGAGCTCGAGTGCCCCGGCCTGGACCCACCCTTCCGACTCAAGAAAATCCAGAAGGTGAAGCAGTGCCGGTGCATGTCCGTGAACCTGAGCGACTCGGACAAGCAGTGA